From the genome of Streptacidiphilus rugosus AM-16, one region includes:
- a CDS encoding TadE/TadG family type IV pilus assembly protein, producing MTVHSHPASTVRSPRRDGPCRCRDAGALSLELAILAPAILMFLALMVVCGRIYLTGSTVDDAARDAARAASLQNNPSAARTIALQVASQSLAAQGLHCLATDVQVPTAAFATPLGQPAAVTVTVTCRVNLSDVGFPGLPGSKVLTGSFTSSLDEFRPRTALGRGTPGTCGIPSRTSGGEADAPATA from the coding sequence ATGACCGTTCACAGCCACCCCGCATCGACCGTACGCAGCCCACGCCGTGACGGCCCCTGCCGCTGCCGCGACGCTGGTGCGCTGTCGCTGGAGCTGGCGATCCTGGCGCCGGCCATCTTGATGTTCCTGGCGCTGATGGTCGTGTGCGGGCGGATCTACCTGACCGGCAGCACCGTGGACGACGCCGCGAGAGACGCCGCCCGAGCCGCGTCCCTGCAGAACAACCCGAGCGCCGCGCGGACCATCGCGCTGCAGGTTGCCAGCCAGTCGCTGGCCGCCCAGGGACTGCACTGCCTGGCCACCGACGTCCAGGTCCCCACCGCCGCGTTCGCCACGCCGCTCGGCCAGCCCGCCGCGGTAACTGTGACTGTCACCTGCCGGGTCAACCTGTCCGACGTCGGCTTCCCGGGCCTGCCCGGCAGCAAGGTCCTCACGGGCTCCTTCACCAGTTCCCTGGACGAGTTCAGGCCCAGGACCGCCCTTGGCCGCGGCACTCCCGGTACCTGCGGCATCCCGTCTCGCACCTCAGGAGGGGAAGCGGATGCGCCCGCCACGGCCTGA